Proteins encoded by one window of Acuticoccus sp. MNP-M23:
- a CDS encoding polyamine ABC transporter substrate-binding protein translates to MKRTMQAAVAALLIGAGPAMADGVVNVYNWSDYIDDSILAEFTEETGIKVQYDVFDSNELLEAKLLASGSGYDVVVPTAYFLSRQIQAGVFGELDKAELPNFKNLWDKILKQTDKYDANAEHAIPYMWGTTGFGYVEDKILERMPDAPVDSWDMVFDPEIVSKFADCGVQLLDSPSDILPAALQYIGKDPNSTDPDDIKAAADLVQKIRPYVQKFHSSEYINGLAGGDICLAVGWSGDVLQARDRADEADNGVTVKYVIPKEGAQMWFDMMAIPADAPNRENAHAFLNFIMKPDVIAKVTDYVSYANANAASLDLIDEDVRTDPAVYPSDEVMDNLFTVKALEPRAQRVATREWTRVKSGQ, encoded by the coding sequence ATGAAGCGCACCATGCAGGCGGCCGTTGCCGCCCTTCTCATCGGCGCCGGACCGGCCATGGCTGACGGTGTCGTCAACGTCTACAACTGGTCCGATTACATCGACGACTCGATCCTGGCCGAGTTTACCGAAGAAACCGGCATCAAGGTTCAGTATGACGTTTTCGATTCCAACGAGCTGCTCGAAGCAAAACTTCTCGCCAGCGGTTCCGGTTACGATGTTGTGGTTCCGACCGCCTACTTCCTGTCACGCCAGATCCAGGCGGGCGTGTTCGGTGAGCTGGACAAGGCCGAACTGCCCAACTTCAAGAACCTTTGGGACAAGATCCTGAAGCAGACCGACAAGTACGACGCCAACGCCGAGCACGCGATCCCCTACATGTGGGGCACCACGGGCTTCGGCTACGTTGAAGACAAGATCCTGGAGCGGATGCCGGACGCGCCGGTCGACAGCTGGGACATGGTGTTCGACCCCGAAATCGTCTCCAAGTTCGCCGACTGCGGCGTTCAGCTTCTGGACTCCCCGTCCGACATCCTGCCCGCAGCGCTCCAGTATATCGGCAAGGATCCCAACTCCACCGACCCGGACGACATCAAGGCCGCGGCGGACCTGGTCCAGAAGATCCGCCCCTACGTGCAGAAATTCCACTCCTCAGAGTACATCAACGGCCTTGCGGGCGGTGACATCTGCCTCGCGGTGGGCTGGTCGGGTGACGTGTTGCAAGCGCGCGACCGCGCCGATGAGGCGGACAACGGCGTGACGGTGAAATACGTGATCCCCAAGGAGGGCGCGCAGATGTGGTTCGACATGATGGCGATCCCCGCTGACGCCCCCAACAGGGAAAACGCCCATGCTTTCCTCAACTTCATCATGAAGCCGGACGTCATCGCCAAGGTCACCGACTATGTGAGCTACGCCAACGCCAACGCCGCCTCGCTCGACCTGATCGACGAAGACGTGCGGACCGACCCGGCCGTCTATCCGTCGGACGAGGTGATGGACAACCTCTTCACCGTGAAGGCGCTCGAGCCGCGCGCCCAGCGAGTCGCAACGCGCGAGTGGACCCGCGTTAAATCCGGCCAGTAA
- a CDS encoding aspartate aminotransferase family protein: MQFDNFRSTADYQAIDAAHHWHPFTDMKALNAKGSRVIVRARGVWLEDSDGNRILDGMSGLWNVAVGYGRQEIVDAVARQLETLPYYNTFFQCTHPAVAEFAEALCAVAPEHMNRVFFAGSGSEANDTVFRLARIYWDLKGKPGKKHFIARRNGYHGSTVVGASLGGMGAMHGQSGLPIEGISHIAQPYWFGEGRPRGLSPDEFGLEAARALEAEIDRIGADNVAAFIGEPIQGAGGVVIPPATYWPEVQRICRERDILLVADEVICGFGRTGNWFGSETFGIEPDFMSIAKGMTSGYIPAGGVFLSDRVTDVLATAGEIFHGYTYSGHPAACAAGLANLAIMHRENLVPQVAETTGPALQARWATLADHPLVGETRMTGLIGALELVADKATGTRFSAEADVGSRCRDLAVKNGLVMRAVGDSLVIAPPLVITESECDELVKRARRTLDELAAELRAA; encoded by the coding sequence CCCCTTCACCGACATGAAGGCGCTGAACGCCAAGGGTTCTCGCGTCATCGTGCGTGCCCGCGGGGTCTGGCTCGAAGATTCGGACGGCAACCGGATCCTCGACGGAATGTCGGGCCTGTGGAACGTCGCCGTCGGCTACGGCCGGCAGGAGATTGTCGACGCGGTGGCCCGCCAGCTTGAAACGCTGCCCTACTACAACACTTTCTTCCAGTGCACCCACCCGGCGGTGGCCGAGTTTGCCGAGGCGCTGTGCGCCGTTGCGCCCGAGCACATGAACCGCGTCTTTTTCGCGGGCAGCGGCTCGGAGGCCAACGACACGGTGTTTCGCCTCGCCCGGATCTACTGGGACCTGAAGGGCAAACCCGGCAAGAAGCATTTCATCGCACGCCGCAACGGCTATCACGGGTCCACCGTCGTCGGCGCGAGCCTTGGCGGCATGGGCGCGATGCACGGCCAGTCGGGCCTTCCCATCGAGGGCATCAGCCACATTGCCCAGCCTTACTGGTTCGGCGAGGGCCGGCCGCGCGGGCTGTCGCCGGACGAGTTCGGGCTGGAGGCGGCGCGCGCGCTGGAGGCGGAGATCGACCGGATCGGCGCCGACAACGTGGCGGCCTTCATCGGCGAGCCGATCCAGGGCGCGGGCGGCGTCGTCATTCCGCCCGCCACCTACTGGCCCGAGGTGCAGCGGATCTGCCGCGAACGCGACATCCTGCTTGTGGCCGACGAAGTGATCTGCGGTTTCGGCCGCACCGGCAACTGGTTCGGCTCGGAGACCTTCGGCATCGAACCCGATTTCATGTCCATCGCCAAGGGGATGACCTCCGGCTACATCCCTGCTGGCGGCGTCTTCCTGTCGGATCGTGTAACGGACGTGCTCGCCACCGCGGGCGAGATCTTCCACGGCTACACTTATTCGGGCCACCCTGCGGCCTGCGCCGCGGGGCTGGCCAACCTTGCCATCATGCACCGCGAAAACCTGGTGCCGCAGGTGGCCGAGACCACCGGCCCCGCCCTTCAGGCCCGCTGGGCAACGCTGGCGGATCACCCTCTGGTCGGCGAAACGCGAATGACCGGACTCATCGGCGCGCTGGAGCTGGTGGCCGACAAGGCGACCGGCACGCGCTTTTCCGCCGAAGCCGATGTGGGGAGCCGCTGCCGCGACCTTGCGGTGAAGAACGGCCTCGTGATGCGCGCGGTGGGCGACAGCCTGGTGATTGCACCGCCATTGGTGATCACCGAGTCTGAATGCGACGAACTGGTGAAGCGCGCCCGCCGGACGCTGGACGAACTTGCCGCGGAATTGCGCGCAGCATGA